GCCAGACATACAAGGGCAAACCCTGTGGCGGATTTGGCGACATCAGCACATTCAGTTTCTATCCCAACAAGCATATAACCACGGGCGAGGGCGGGATGATCGTCACCGACGATCTCGCGTTAGCTGAGAAATGTCGTTCCCTGCGTAATCTATGTTTTAAACCCGAACAGCGCTTTGTTCACGATGAATTGGGTTGGAATTTCCGAATGTCCAACCTGCAGGCGGCGTTGGGTGTGGCGCAACTGGAGCGGCTGGATGAGTTTGTTCAGCGTAAGCGACGCATGGGCGCTCACTACACCAAGTTGCTGGCTGATACATCTGGTATTCAACTGCCGCTGGCACACACCGGGGATGCTGCGGATAATATTTACTGGGTATATGGTCTGGTTTTAGATGACAGCGTGCCTTTCGATGCCAAGGAAGCCATGGTGCGCCTGGGAAAATTGGGCATCGGTTCTCGCCCATTCTTTTGGCCCATGCATGAACAACCGGTTTTTCGCAAGATGGGCCTCTTCGCAGGAGAACGCCACCCGGTTGCAGAGCGCATAGCACGTCGGGGGTTTTATATTCCAAGCGGGTTGGCATTAACAGAAGAACAAATAGAACGATCCGCAGAGGCGGTAAAAGAGATTTTGCGATGAGTCAGGTCTTTGACGCCTACGCCCGCTATTACGATCTGTTGTATCGCGACAAAGACTATGTCGCCGAAGCAGAGTATGTGGCCTCACATATCCGTAAACATGCACCGGGTGCCACGCGCATTCTTGAGCTGGGATGTGGAACCGGCGCCCATGCAGCGCATCTGGCTCAAATCGGCTTTACTGTGCATGGTGTGGATTCGAGCGCTGTCATGCTGGCCAGAGCCTCTGCACGCAAGGCCAACCTTCCTGCTGCAGAGGCTGAGCGCCTGACCTTTGCCGGCGGGGATGCACGCACCTTGCGATCCGGCGAGACCTACGATGCGGTAATCTCGCTCTTTCATGTGATGAGTTATCAGACCACTAATGCCGATCTGGAAGCGGTTTTTGAAACAGCGGCCATTCACCTTATACCCGGCGGGTTGTTCTTGTTCGACTTCTGGTACGGTCCTGCGGTATTGACGCTAAAACCTGAAATTCGTATCAAACGGCTGGAAGACGAACATATCAAGGTGACCAGGATTGCCGAGCCGATTATGCACGTCAATGAGAATATTGTAGATGTGAATTATACCGTATTCATTGAGGAGAAAGAGACGGGTAGGGTTGAGCAGTTGCAGGAAACACATCAGATGCGATATT
This is a stretch of genomic DNA from Desulfobacterales bacterium. It encodes these proteins:
- a CDS encoding DegT/DnrJ/EryC1/StrS family aminotransferase; this translates as MTKHKFIPVNEPLLNGNEEKYLLECIRTGWISSEGPFVKQFEEQFATRMGRKYGVAVSNGSVALDAAVVALGIGTGDEVIMPTFTIISCAAAVVRAGAVPVVVDCDPVTWNMDVAQIEARITHHTKAIMVVHIFGLPVDMDPLMAIARNHGLKVIEDAAEMHGQTYKGKPCGGFGDISTFSFYPNKHITTGEGGMIVTDDLALAEKCRSLRNLCFKPEQRFVHDELGWNFRMSNLQAALGVAQLERLDEFVQRKRRMGAHYTKLLADTSGIQLPLAHTGDAADNIYWVYGLVLDDSVPFDAKEAMVRLGKLGIGSRPFFWPMHEQPVFRKMGLFAGERHPVAERIARRGFYIPSGLALTEEQIERSAEAVKEILR
- a CDS encoding class I SAM-dependent methyltransferase, with amino-acid sequence MSQVFDAYARYYDLLYRDKDYVAEAEYVASHIRKHAPGATRILELGCGTGAHAAHLAQIGFTVHGVDSSAVMLARASARKANLPAAEAERLTFAGGDARTLRSGETYDAVISLFHVMSYQTTNADLEAVFETAAIHLIPGGLFLFDFWYGPAVLTLKPEIRIKRLEDEHIKVTRIAEPIMHVNENIVDVNYTVFIEEKETGRVEQLQETHQMRYLFLPEIEKIIEECGLQLVASQAWMSDCPMNCEQWAGFIVASQDRLQRP